A window of the Bacteroides thetaiotaomicron VPI-5482 genome harbors these coding sequences:
- a CDS encoding helix-turn-helix domain-containing protein yields the protein MKNGIVNELITAMKERIPKGQNLANSLADILYMGKEAVYRRLRGEVAFTIDEVALLSKKLGISIDQIIGNHLSNRVTFDMNLLHSPNTLESYYEIISRYQQIFDYVKGDDTTEVYTASNLLPFTLYSSYEYMSKFRLCRWIYQNGQMKTPNSLAEMQVEDRIVKAHNKLSESVKQCRKTYFIWDSNIFLSFVKEIKYFASLNLITEDDVAHLKDELYQLLSVMETLSVKGEFSEGRKVSFYLSNIDFEATYTYIEKQDYQVSLLRVYSINSMDSQSPQICQIQRNWIQSLKRHSTLISESGEAQRIEFLQKQRTVIDTL from the coding sequence ATGAAAAATGGTATTGTAAACGAGTTGATTACTGCAATGAAAGAACGGATCCCCAAAGGACAAAATCTTGCCAATTCTCTGGCAGACATTTTGTATATGGGTAAAGAAGCCGTCTATCGCAGACTACGGGGTGAAGTAGCTTTTACTATCGACGAAGTAGCCCTTCTGTCTAAAAAACTGGGGATTTCTATTGATCAGATTATAGGTAACCACCTTTCCAATAGAGTTACTTTTGATATGAACCTGCTGCATTCGCCCAACACTTTAGAAAGTTATTATGAGATTATCAGCCGTTATCAGCAGATATTCGATTATGTGAAAGGAGACGATACGACGGAAGTATATACAGCTTCCAACCTTCTTCCCTTCACTCTTTATTCATCTTACGAATACATGTCTAAGTTCCGCCTTTGCCGATGGATTTATCAGAACGGGCAAATGAAAACACCGAACTCACTGGCAGAGATGCAGGTAGAAGACAGAATCGTGAAAGCGCATAATAAGCTGAGTGAAAGTGTAAAGCAATGTCGGAAGACCTATTTTATCTGGGATAGCAACATCTTTCTTTCCTTTGTCAAAGAGATCAAGTATTTCGCAAGTCTGAATCTGATTACGGAAGACGACGTGGCACACCTGAAAGATGAACTCTACCAATTGCTTTCAGTCATGGAGACACTATCTGTTAAGGGAGAATTCAGTGAGGGGCGAAAAGTCTCTTTCTATCTCTCAAACATTGATTTCGAAGCGACTTACACCTACATAGAGAAACAAGACTACCAAGTCAGTTTGCTCCGGGTGTATTCCATCAATTCGATGGATTCGCAAAGTCCGCAAATCTGTCAGATACAGCGGAACTGGATTCAATCATTGAAACGACATTCCACACTAATTTCAGAAAGTGGAGAAGCCCAGCGTATCGAGTTCCTGCAAAAGCAACGTACAGTGATCGATACTCTCTAA
- a CDS encoding FimB/Mfa2 family fimbrial subunit, producing the protein MNLKSLICYVALGILLMSSGIVASCDSFNEDLPECRLSVKFKYDYNMEFADAFHAQVDKVELYVFDKNGKYLFKQAEEGSALSTGNYLMEVELPVGQYQFMAWAGARDSYDITSLTPGVSTLTDLKLKLKREASLIINKRMETLWYGEVINVNFDGTVHQTETINLIRDTKIVRFGFQSYTGSWTLDMNDYDYEIIESNGHLGHDNSLLDDDVLSFRPYYMEQKDPATAYVDMNTMRLMEDRKTRLVLTEKASGKRVFDINLIDYLAMTNAEGKNLSTQEYLDRQSNYHIIFFLSESWLAVQIVVNGWVHRIQEENQ; encoded by the coding sequence ATGAATCTAAAAAGCCTTATATGTTACGTTGCCTTAGGTATTCTGTTGATGAGTTCCGGGATAGTAGCTTCATGCGACAGCTTTAATGAAGACCTGCCGGAATGCCGCTTGTCAGTGAAGTTCAAGTATGACTATAACATGGAGTTTGCGGATGCGTTTCATGCTCAGGTAGATAAAGTAGAACTTTATGTATTTGATAAGAATGGGAAATATCTGTTTAAACAAGCTGAAGAGGGAAGTGCATTGTCTACCGGCAATTATCTGATGGAAGTTGAACTTCCTGTCGGACAATATCAGTTTATGGCATGGGCCGGTGCACGTGATTCATATGATATCACTTCATTGACACCTGGTGTCTCTACTCTTACGGATTTAAAATTGAAACTAAAACGTGAAGCCTCTCTCATCATCAATAAAAGGATGGAAACGCTCTGGTATGGTGAAGTCATCAATGTCAACTTCGATGGGACCGTCCACCAGACTGAGACGATAAATCTGATCAGAGATACAAAAATCGTACGATTTGGCTTCCAGTCTTATACAGGCAGCTGGACACTGGATATGAATGACTATGACTATGAGATTATAGAATCCAATGGACATCTGGGACATGATAATTCATTACTGGATGATGATGTGTTGAGTTTCCGACCTTACTATATGGAACAGAAGGATCCTGCGACTGCCTATGTAGACATGAATACAATGAGGCTGATGGAAGACCGGAAAACTCGTTTGGTGCTTACTGAAAAAGCATCCGGAAAGAGAGTGTTCGATATAAATCTGATTGATTATCTTGCTATGACCAATGCGGAGGGTAAAAATCTGAGCACACAAGAATATCTGGATCGACAGAGCAACTATCATATAATCTTTTTCTTGTCTGAATCATGGCTTGCTGTACAGATTGTTGTCAATGGATGGGTGCATCGCATTCAGGAAGAGAATCAATAG
- a CDS encoding Mfa1 family fimbria major subunit (Members of this family are fimbrial shaft proteins (major subunit proteins), found in the Bacteriodetes. The family is named for Mfa1 from Porphyromonas gingivalis, and is related to but distinct from the family of FimA from the species.) — MKKKNFFMLALAAVAFAACSNEDLVPTGNPGDDNQLVTDPTGDAWVALAVKTPVQTRGLHNPNQEAATEDESKITTVRAIFFTANANEDAATVTADLTLDNDEAGLDANGIPSGAAGKAFKVPATSKRILIIANPSPKFEAKTASETDQKWPVGTTYATVNAALDDTSASMTTAGKFMMSNAKGSLEPSDENEASGTFGAPVDLALYATETAATNNPISIRIDRVVSKVRVYVTADSDAKATISDAGWVLNATNKTFFPVSKRTLTWNETPANKPLGARGTCITPFDQYKIGSYRVDPNYSTQALANYNAYTSTSAPSIWNDPTTTVNKVAEYCLENTQTATHNVHAYTTHVLLKAKFIPSEYGRPAPNDGTPSTAQETDPKLVGDWMLINGGFYTFATLMEWIEAELKAKYADKEPTTFPTARTTAYNRYLAAVGVGEISLPATADATAITSLVDDFKATKANVGNVAAKDRAITVTGLTYYVGAVSYYKIMIKHDDTSAVTNELGEFGVVRNSVYDINVKKFNNPGYPAIPDPDEGTPDESDEGWLSIEIIPNPWTWYTQEEIM, encoded by the coding sequence ATGAAGAAAAAGAATTTTTTTATGTTAGCGCTTGCTGCTGTGGCTTTTGCTGCTTGTAGTAACGAAGATTTAGTGCCGACTGGGAATCCAGGTGATGATAATCAATTGGTGACAGACCCGACAGGAGACGCATGGGTGGCATTAGCTGTAAAGACTCCGGTACAAACTCGTGGATTGCATAACCCGAATCAGGAAGCTGCAACAGAGGACGAATCAAAAATCACTACAGTGCGTGCCATATTCTTTACGGCAAATGCGAATGAGGATGCTGCAACTGTAACTGCTGACTTGACATTGGATAATGACGAAGCTGGTCTTGATGCCAATGGTATTCCTAGTGGGGCTGCAGGTAAGGCTTTTAAAGTCCCTGCAACTTCTAAACGAATATTGATTATTGCGAATCCATCTCCTAAATTTGAAGCAAAGACTGCTAGTGAGACAGATCAAAAATGGCCTGTTGGAACGACTTATGCAACAGTAAATGCAGCTCTTGACGATACTTCGGCTTCTATGACAACTGCTGGTAAATTTATGATGTCTAACGCTAAGGGTTCGTTGGAACCTTCAGATGAAAATGAAGCTTCAGGGACATTTGGTGCTCCTGTCGATTTGGCTCTTTATGCAACTGAGACAGCAGCTACTAATAATCCAATATCTATCAGAATTGACCGTGTTGTATCAAAAGTTCGTGTATATGTTACTGCTGATTCTGATGCAAAGGCAACTATTTCGGATGCGGGATGGGTGTTGAATGCTACTAACAAGACATTCTTCCCTGTATCTAAGAGAACGTTGACTTGGAATGAGACTCCTGCTAATAAACCTTTAGGTGCTCGTGGTACATGTATTACTCCGTTTGACCAGTATAAGATCGGTTCATACAGAGTTGACCCTAACTATAGTACTCAAGCTTTGGCTAACTATAATGCTTATACCAGTACTTCAGCTCCTTCAATTTGGAATGATCCTACAACTACGGTGAATAAAGTTGCTGAATATTGTCTTGAAAATACGCAGACTGCAACTCATAATGTACATGCTTATACTACACATGTACTGTTGAAGGCTAAATTCATTCCGTCTGAATATGGCAGACCTGCGCCAAATGATGGTACTCCATCTACAGCTCAGGAAACAGATCCGAAACTTGTCGGTGACTGGATGTTAATCAATGGTGGCTTCTATACTTTTGCTACATTAATGGAGTGGATTGAGGCAGAATTGAAAGCTAAATATGCTGATAAAGAGCCTACTACCTTCCCGACTGCTCGTACTACTGCGTATAATAGATATTTAGCTGCTGTTGGTGTAGGTGAAATTAGCCTTCCTGCTACAGCTGATGCTACAGCTATTACCAGTCTTGTTGACGATTTTAAAGCAACAAAAGCTAATGTAGGAAATGTTGCAGCTAAAGACAGAGCTATAACTGTAACAGGTCTTACTTATTATGTAGGTGCTGTAAGTTACTACAAAATTATGATCAAACATGATGATACCAGTGCTGTAACAAATGAATTAGGTGAATTTGGAGTTGTTCGTAACTCTGTTTACGATATCAATGTTAAGAAGTTTAACAATCCAGGATATCCGGCTATTCCGGATCCGGACGAAGGAACGCCGGATGAGAGTGACGAAGGCTGGTTGTCTATTGAAATTATACCTAATCCTTGGACTTGGTATACTCAAGAGGAAATTATGTAA
- a CDS encoding DUF3575 domain-containing protein, giving the protein MKKVSILIVLVLGCFIESKAQKVALKSNLLYDATTTMNLGLEFGLARKWTLDVPVNYNPWKPDNGRRLRHWGIQPEVRYWFCEKFRRTFIGVHGHYADFNVGGFPDWSFISENMQNSRYQGYLYGGGVSVGHSWILKKRWSIEASVGVGYAHIVYDKYPCRACGTKLKDSSKNYFGPTKASVSLIYVIK; this is encoded by the coding sequence ATGAAGAAAGTTAGTATACTCATAGTATTGGTGCTCGGATGTTTTATCGAGAGTAAAGCTCAGAAAGTTGCGCTTAAAAGCAACCTTCTATATGACGCTACGACTACCATGAATCTCGGGCTGGAATTCGGACTGGCACGTAAGTGGACGCTGGACGTTCCGGTGAACTATAATCCCTGGAAGCCGGACAACGGAAGACGTCTGCGCCATTGGGGAATACAGCCGGAAGTCCGCTACTGGTTTTGTGAGAAGTTCAGACGTACGTTCATCGGAGTGCATGGACATTATGCGGACTTCAATGTCGGTGGGTTCCCGGACTGGTCGTTTATTAGTGAGAATATGCAGAACAGCCGCTATCAGGGATATCTGTATGGCGGGGGTGTTTCCGTCGGTCATTCATGGATTCTGAAGAAACGCTGGAGCATCGAAGCATCGGTAGGAGTGGGGTATGCACATATTGTATATGACAAATATCCGTGCAGGGCGTGTGGTACCAAACTGAAAGACAGTAGTAAAAACTATTTCGGTCCCACCAAAGCGAGTGTGTCACTTATTTACGTAATTAAATAA
- a CDS encoding IbrB-like domain-containing protein — MSVDKSPVYEVKAVPVEKVLANDYNPNVVAPPEMKLLELSIWEDGFTMPCVCYYNKEEDNYILVDGYHRYTVLKTSKRIYKRENGLLPIVVIDKDLSNRMSSTIRHNRARGMHNIELMCNIVAELDRAGMSDQWIMKNIGMDRDELLRLKQISGLADLFANREFSIPDEVAPTETERKTL; from the coding sequence ATGAGTGTAGATAAAAGTCCGGTCTACGAGGTGAAAGCAGTGCCCGTAGAAAAAGTATTAGCGAACGATTATAACCCGAATGTCGTAGCTCCTCCCGAAATGAAGTTACTGGAGCTTTCGATCTGGGAAGACGGTTTTACAATGCCTTGTGTATGTTATTACAATAAAGAGGAAGATAATTATATCCTCGTAGATGGTTATCACCGATATACGGTATTGAAGACATCGAAACGGATTTATAAGCGTGAGAACGGATTGCTTCCGATTGTGGTGATCGATAAGGATTTGTCCAATCGTATGAGCTCTACCATCCGGCACAACCGTGCCCGTGGGATGCATAATATTGAGCTGATGTGTAACATTGTAGCAGAATTGGACAGAGCCGGCATGTCCGACCAGTGGATTATGAAAAATATCGGAATGGATCGGGATGAACTGCTGCGTTTGAAGCAGATTTCGGGACTGGCGGATTTGTTTGCCAACCGGGAGTTCAGTATCCCGGATGAGGTGGCACCTACGGAGACAGAACGTAAAACACTCTGA
- a CDS encoding DUF3440 domain-containing protein gives MGKKTITGTKNVYELAQERLKVIFNEFDNIYVSFSGGKDSGVLLNMCIDYIRRNNLKIRLGVFHMDYEIQYKMTIDYVDRILEANKDILDVYRVCVPFRVSTCTSMYQSFWRPWEDNKKDIWVRSMPKKAMKKEDFPFYNTTMWDYEFQMRFAQWLHQKKDAVRTCCLIGIRTQESFNRWRCIYMSRKFQMYHKYRWTSKVGNDIYNAYPIFDWKTTDVWTANGKFQWDYNVLYDLYYRAGVNLERQRVASPFINEAQESLALYRVLDPNTWGKMIGRVNGVNFTGMYGGTHAMGWQMVKLPEGYTWREFMYFLLSTLPERARKGYLRKLSVSVHFWRTKGGCLSDSTIQKLIDAKVPIIVMDNSNYKTYKKPVRMEYQDDIDIPEFREIPTYKRMCICILKNDHACKYMGFSPTKEEMSKRSQVMEQYRIIVS, from the coding sequence CGAGTTTGATAATATTTATGTATCTTTCTCGGGAGGAAAGGATAGTGGGGTTCTGCTGAATATGTGTATCGACTACATCAGGCGGAATAATCTGAAAATACGTTTGGGAGTGTTTCACATGGACTATGAGATTCAATACAAGATGACCATCGACTATGTGGACAGGATACTGGAGGCGAACAAGGACATCCTGGATGTATACCGTGTGTGCGTGCCTTTCCGGGTATCTACGTGTACATCTATGTACCAGTCCTTCTGGCGGCCCTGGGAGGATAACAAGAAAGATATCTGGGTACGCTCCATGCCTAAGAAGGCCATGAAGAAGGAGGATTTTCCTTTTTACAATACGACCATGTGGGATTATGAATTTCAGATGCGTTTTGCGCAGTGGCTCCATCAGAAAAAGGATGCGGTACGCACCTGCTGTCTGATCGGTATCCGTACGCAGGAAAGTTTTAACCGCTGGCGATGTATCTATATGAGCCGCAAATTCCAGATGTATCATAAGTATAGATGGACTTCAAAGGTCGGAAATGACATCTATAATGCCTATCCCATCTTCGACTGGAAGACGACGGATGTGTGGACGGCAAACGGAAAATTCCAGTGGGACTATAATGTACTGTATGACCTGTATTATCGTGCCGGAGTCAATCTGGAACGTCAACGGGTAGCAAGCCCGTTCATCAATGAAGCGCAGGAGAGTCTGGCGCTCTACCGGGTGCTTGACCCTAACACCTGGGGGAAGATGATAGGACGGGTGAATGGCGTGAACTTCACCGGTATGTATGGAGGCACGCACGCTATGGGATGGCAGATGGTGAAACTTCCGGAAGGGTACACCTGGAGGGAGTTTATGTACTTCCTGCTCTCTACCTTGCCGGAACGGGCCCGAAAGGGGTATCTGCGTAAACTGTCTGTCAGTGTACATTTTTGGCGAACCAAAGGAGGCTGTCTGAGTGATTCCACCATTCAGAAACTGATTGATGCCAAAGTGCCGATTATCGTGATGGACAATAGCAACTATAAGACATACAAGAAGCCGGTGCGCATGGAATATCAGGATGATATCGATATTCCGGAATTTAGGGAAATACCGACTTACAAGCGTATGTGTATCTGTATCCTCAAGAATGACCATGCCTGCAAATACATGGGATTCTCGCCGACCAAAGAGGAGATGAGTAAGAGAAGTCAAGTTATGGAACAATATAGAATCATAGTATCATGA